A single region of the Acidobacteriota bacterium genome encodes:
- a CDS encoding serine/threonine protein kinase — MKGKEPTTEPVVRTDTPWAVRSDTLLGRTLPPRVMEHAVGRLCWICLLCAVLATLSILFQSWIQPEFVDVFRHPAVSAVWAVVLLSSAALGMIRRFGLLPPAKLLTLGLGFEVLVAFAIAFSETSLPLDLDAPVLGVSKVALWIAAVGFLIPNRPGVKLTTALVSASMWPLAYFMNLQLYGFDPLPPNRLLAWVHVPYLMALVTYALARRMVVMESAAERARELGSYNLVSLIGSGGMGEVWRAEHRMLARDAAIKLIRKDLVAGRGGPWPDVTRRRFKREAQAIASLGSPHTVYLFDFGVAEDGSFYYVMELLDGISLQLMVERFGPQPAARVVHLLGQVCESLEEAHRRGLVHRDIKPSNIFACSVGIEYDFAKVLDFGLVKNVSHRDTLHLTTEGTSAGTPTYMAPEIALGEEALDGRADLYGLGCVAYFLLTGSPVFEEKTPTATALAHVQKTPLPPSRRSELPVPEALDRIILRCLEKKPEDRPRSALELRRALGECGAGTWTQERAAEWWDTYLPASSAHRAARRARPAPPDSQT; from the coding sequence GAACACGCCGTCGGGCGCCTCTGCTGGATCTGCCTCCTCTGCGCCGTCCTGGCGACCCTTTCGATCCTCTTCCAGAGCTGGATCCAGCCGGAGTTCGTCGACGTCTTCCGCCACCCCGCGGTCTCCGCCGTCTGGGCCGTCGTCCTCCTGTCCAGCGCCGCCCTCGGGATGATCCGGCGCTTCGGCCTCCTCCCGCCCGCGAAGCTCCTGACCCTCGGGCTCGGTTTCGAGGTCCTCGTCGCCTTCGCCATCGCCTTTTCCGAGACCTCCCTCCCGCTCGACCTGGACGCGCCGGTGCTCGGGGTCTCCAAGGTGGCGCTCTGGATCGCCGCGGTGGGGTTCCTGATCCCGAACCGCCCCGGGGTCAAGCTGACGACGGCCCTCGTCTCCGCCTCGATGTGGCCCCTCGCCTATTTCATGAACCTGCAGCTGTACGGGTTCGACCCGCTCCCCCCCAACCGGCTGCTCGCCTGGGTCCACGTCCCCTACCTGATGGCGCTGGTGACCTACGCCCTGGCGCGCCGGATGGTCGTGATGGAGAGCGCGGCGGAGCGGGCGCGCGAACTCGGCTCCTACAACCTCGTCTCCCTGATCGGCTCCGGCGGCATGGGGGAGGTGTGGCGCGCCGAGCACCGGATGCTGGCGCGCGACGCCGCCATCAAGCTGATCCGCAAGGACCTGGTGGCCGGCCGGGGCGGGCCCTGGCCCGACGTCACCCGCCGGCGCTTCAAGCGCGAGGCCCAGGCGATCGCGTCGCTCGGCTCCCCCCACACCGTGTACCTCTTCGATTTCGGCGTGGCCGAGGACGGCTCCTTTTACTATGTCATGGAACTGCTCGACGGCATCAGCCTGCAGCTGATGGTGGAACGGTTCGGCCCGCAGCCCGCCGCCCGCGTGGTGCACCTCCTCGGGCAGGTGTGCGAATCGCTCGAGGAGGCGCACCGGCGCGGCCTGGTCCACAGGGACATCAAGCCGAGCAACATCTTCGCCTGCAGCGTCGGCATCGAATACGACTTCGCCAAGGTGCTCGACTTCGGCCTGGTGAAGAACGTGTCGCACCGGGACACGCTCCACCTGACGACGGAAGGGACCTCGGCGGGGACCCCCACCTACATGGCGCCCGAAATCGCCCTGGGGGAGGAGGCGCTCGACGGGCGGGCCGACCTCTACGGGCTGGGGTGCGTGGCCTACTTCCTGCTGACGGGGAGTCCCGTCTTCGAGGAGAAGACGCCCACCGCGACCGCCCTCGCCCACGTGCAGAAGACCCCGCTCCCCCCTTCCCGGCGCAGCGAACTCCCGGTCCCCGAGGCCCTCGACCGCATCATCCTCCGGTGCCTGGAAAAAAAGCCGGAGGACCGCCCCCGCTCCGCCCTGGAGCTGCGGCGCGCGCTCGGGGAGTGCGGCGCCGGGACCTGGACCCAGGAGCGGGCGGCCGAATGGTGGGACACCTACCTGCCGGCGTCCTCCGCCCACCGGGCGGCGCGCCGGGCGCGGCCGGCCCCGCCCGATTCCCAAACCTAG